A single window of Sneathiella limimaris DNA harbors:
- a CDS encoding histidine phosphatase family protein has product MRFVFSLVVALILFPAATLASDLSLAKEPGYFVMLRHAYAPGTGDPANFSLNDCQTQRNLNAEGRDQAKTIGDLFRQAGVKSADIYSSQWCRCMDTAWEMELGDVRELPPLNSFFGRYEREAGQMKDLRDWLSKQPLQKPLILVTHQVVMTSLTGVFPSSGEIFILKRSENGNLDLVKRIRTLER; this is encoded by the coding sequence ATGCGTTTCGTTTTTAGTCTGGTCGTGGCCCTGATCCTGTTCCCGGCGGCGACCCTGGCAAGTGACCTTTCGTTAGCCAAGGAGCCTGGCTATTTTGTCATGCTCCGACATGCCTATGCGCCGGGAACAGGTGACCCAGCAAATTTCAGCCTGAACGATTGTCAGACCCAGCGAAACCTGAACGCGGAAGGTCGGGATCAGGCCAAAACCATTGGTGATCTTTTTCGGCAGGCGGGAGTGAAATCTGCAGATATATACAGCAGTCAGTGGTGCCGATGCATGGATACAGCCTGGGAAATGGAGCTTGGGGATGTAAGGGAGCTACCGCCGCTGAATTCTTTCTTTGGACGGTATGAACGGGAAGCTGGCCAGATGAAGGATCTAAGGGACTGGTTGAGTAAACAGCCCCTTCAAAAGCCGCTGATCCTTGTCACTCATCAGGTTGTGATGACCTCGCTTACGGGTGTCTTTCCCAGTTCCGGCGAGATTTTCATCCTTAAACGATCAGAAAATGGGAATTTAGATCTGGTGAAACGCATTCGCACGCTTGAGCGTTAA
- a CDS encoding DNA/RNA non-specific endonuclease has product MNNGPSLRRETRYGMPAADQILFNRHYVLGYSYYFRQAKWALEIVDPDTTGLERADNFRPDYRIPQMFRADKADYVHSGYDRGHLVASANQIETEIQNSETFLLSNMSPQQPQFNRRHWRNLETEVRRLNDFEHILETYVICGPIFYFDQPVDFIGAEDDNGVTLPIPNAYFKSILTEDKRGNLHMWSFILPNEDLGQPFTYYQVPTSKVEQYAGVELWDRLVGSEIMEEKDSLRTMW; this is encoded by the coding sequence ATGAATAACGGACCCAGTCTTCGGCGGGAAACCCGCTATGGCATGCCAGCCGCCGACCAGATCCTGTTTAACCGGCATTATGTGCTCGGCTATTCCTACTATTTTCGGCAGGCCAAATGGGCACTGGAGATTGTCGATCCGGATACCACCGGGCTGGAGCGGGCAGATAATTTTCGCCCCGATTACCGCATTCCCCAGATGTTTCGTGCTGACAAGGCGGATTATGTGCATTCCGGCTATGATCGGGGCCATCTGGTCGCCAGCGCGAACCAGATTGAGACGGAAATCCAGAATAGCGAGACCTTTTTGCTCTCCAACATGTCGCCGCAGCAGCCCCAGTTTAACCGCCGGCATTGGCGCAATCTGGAAACAGAGGTTCGCCGCCTCAACGACTTTGAACATATTCTGGAAACCTACGTAATTTGTGGACCCATCTTCTATTTTGACCAGCCCGTTGATTTTATTGGGGCGGAGGATGATAACGGCGTGACGCTCCCCATCCCCAATGCCTACTTCAAATCTATCCTGACCGAGGATAAGCGCGGCAATCTACATATGTGGTCTTTCATCCTGCCGAACGAGGATTTGGGCCAGCCTTTTACTTACTATCAGGTGCCGACAAGCAAGGTCGAGCAATATGCCGGAGTGGAGCTTTGGGACCGGCTGGTCGGATCTGAGATCATGGAAGAGAAAGACAGCCTCCGCACCATGTGGTGA
- a CDS encoding DMT family transporter codes for MPLSLTYSFLIAAVAAEVIATLSLARSESFSRLYPSLVTIIGYGIAFYLLSYPLRVMPAGVVYAIWSGLGIVLIALISWLWFGEKLDLPAIAGLSLILAGVLVVNLFSKVVH; via the coding sequence ATGCCACTCAGCCTTACCTATAGTTTTCTGATCGCGGCAGTCGCCGCAGAAGTGATCGCCACCCTTTCTCTGGCCCGCTCGGAAAGTTTCTCGCGCCTCTATCCCAGTCTGGTGACAATCATCGGATATGGCATTGCTTTTTACCTCCTGAGCTACCCCTTGCGGGTGATGCCCGCAGGTGTGGTTTATGCAATTTGGTCTGGGCTGGGGATCGTATTAATCGCCTTGATTTCCTGGCTATGGTTTGGGGAGAAACTGGACTTACCTGCCATCGCAGGCCTCAGTCTGATCCTCGCCGGCGTTCTTGTTGTTAATCTCTTTTCAAAGGTGGTTCATTAA
- a CDS encoding ATP-binding protein, translated as MSQPYIRSSRFLDLVICFIGIVVALALSHTFDLSERWIEFSESHEDWELDEVLIVCGAASVMFFWYALRRRNEFLREYDRRLESELKLQADIDTKKRMDDLSLLTAGIAQEYNNKLAVIMGNTELLAERLGPGVPETRHILDAAKHSAVLTHHLLAFSKQQQMFSKPEEMAQRLQEIIDKASQKYGSGLQFHCEIPDQFSHALVDRYHLEEAMMALIANAYDARLDDNRIEINCQAERREAPAQEPGMAATQKDYVRIDVQDHGKGMHEIIREQAFEPFFTTKDVGKGLGLGLSMVYGFAAQSGGFVEIQSELNKGTKVSLFLPAVQEAA; from the coding sequence GTGTCGCAGCCGTATATCAGAAGTAGCCGCTTTTTGGATCTGGTAATCTGTTTTATCGGGATTGTTGTGGCGTTGGCGCTGTCCCACACCTTTGACCTCAGTGAAAGATGGATTGAGTTTTCAGAATCCCATGAAGATTGGGAGCTTGATGAGGTCTTGATTGTCTGTGGTGCAGCTTCGGTGATGTTCTTCTGGTATGCACTGAGGCGGCGCAACGAGTTCCTGCGGGAATATGATCGGCGACTGGAAAGTGAGCTGAAGCTCCAGGCCGATATTGATACCAAAAAACGCATGGATGATTTGTCGTTACTGACGGCCGGCATTGCCCAGGAATATAACAACAAACTCGCTGTCATTATGGGAAATACTGAACTGCTGGCAGAGCGACTAGGGCCAGGCGTCCCTGAAACCCGTCATATTCTGGACGCCGCGAAGCATAGTGCAGTTCTCACTCATCATTTGCTGGCGTTTTCAAAACAGCAGCAAATGTTTTCCAAACCAGAGGAAATGGCACAGCGTCTACAGGAAATTATTGATAAGGCCTCCCAAAAATATGGGTCAGGTCTGCAGTTCCATTGCGAGATACCTGACCAGTTCTCTCATGCCTTGGTCGACCGTTATCATCTGGAGGAGGCGATGATGGCCCTGATCGCTAATGCCTATGATGCCCGCTTGGATGATAATCGTATTGAGATTAATTGTCAGGCAGAGCGCCGCGAAGCGCCGGCGCAGGAGCCGGGCATGGCTGCTACCCAAAAAGACTACGTGCGGATTGATGTGCAGGACCATGGCAAGGGGATGCATGAGATTATCCGCGAGCAGGCGTTCGAGCCGTTCTTCACCACAAAGGATGTTGGCAAGGGCCTGGGTCTTGGGCTTTCCATGGTTTATGGTTTCGCAGCCCAGTCTGGCGGATTTGTCGAAATCCAGTCTGAACTGAATAAAGGGACTAAAGTCTCCTTATTCTTACCCGCCGTGCAAGAGGCCGCCTGA
- a CDS encoding winged helix-turn-helix transcriptional regulator has protein sequence MAKLPGHPVRGSTTGRPIMALLDLLGQRWTLRILWELKAGAMTFRALREVCDGVSPTLLNTRLKDLRQVQFVELTDSGYALTKMGRELVEEFSALDRWAEGWAKTLNQ, from the coding sequence ATGGCAAAATTACCGGGTCATCCGGTTCGGGGATCGACGACAGGCCGTCCGATCATGGCGCTTCTGGATCTGCTTGGGCAGCGCTGGACGCTTCGCATTTTGTGGGAACTGAAGGCGGGCGCCATGACCTTTAGAGCCCTCAGGGAGGTGTGTGATGGGGTGTCGCCGACGTTACTCAACACGCGGCTGAAAGACCTTCGTCAGGTGCAGTTTGTGGAACTGACGGATAGTGGATATGCCCTGACCAAAATGGGGCGAGAACTGGTTGAGGAATTTTCCGCTCTGGATCGATGGGCGGAAGGGTGGGCCAAGACACTCAATCAATAG
- a CDS encoding MATE family efflux transporter: protein MATLETDGISPAPSAQSLRMAAILNGSILPMLLKLAAPTMVGFLLLAAVAIAEMWYVGQLGTDALAGFSVIFPLVMLMNMLSNGSIGGVIAATTARALGAGDVRLAHRIVWHAVAIAIIGALLFTLISTFWARDIAAAIGAKGAALDHAEAYAHTAFGGIISLWFFNIFCSLLRGTGDMKTPAVGMIITAFLQITISGALTLGWFGLPALGVAGVGLGLVIAMIAGTLITGLKIWNGSTGISFARPDMTLDKTLIRNLLRVGGLAAINPFLTITTAVLLTALISRFGNAAIAGFGIGARLEFIMIPVVFGIGAALISMIGSNIGAGQIHRAERVGWTGAILAAVSCSVIGVFVYLFPGFWTALYSDSATVLEAANLYLTTVGPAYFFFGLGLSLYFASQGAHAVIWPVLAGVGRLVIAVGIGGYFVRDHGIDFSQLLYFVSGSLCFFGVVPALALALGAWRHANRHI from the coding sequence CTTCGCATGGCGGCAATCCTGAACGGGTCCATTCTGCCCATGCTCCTCAAATTGGCGGCACCAACTATGGTGGGGTTCCTGTTATTGGCGGCCGTCGCCATTGCCGAAATGTGGTATGTGGGACAGCTTGGGACTGACGCCCTCGCCGGATTTTCCGTGATCTTTCCGCTGGTCATGCTGATGAATATGCTCAGCAACGGCTCCATCGGTGGGGTCATCGCAGCTACAACCGCCCGCGCCCTTGGCGCCGGTGACGTTCGGCTTGCCCATCGAATCGTCTGGCATGCGGTTGCCATTGCCATCATTGGCGCGCTTCTTTTTACCTTGATCTCTACCTTCTGGGCCCGGGATATTGCTGCTGCCATTGGCGCCAAGGGGGCCGCCCTTGATCACGCCGAAGCCTACGCCCATACCGCGTTTGGCGGGATTATCTCCCTTTGGTTTTTCAATATTTTCTGCAGTCTCTTGCGCGGAACCGGCGATATGAAAACTCCGGCCGTTGGCATGATTATCACTGCCTTTTTACAAATCACCATAAGCGGTGCGCTGACCCTTGGCTGGTTTGGCTTGCCTGCCCTTGGGGTGGCTGGCGTTGGCCTTGGCCTTGTCATTGCCATGATCGCGGGAACCCTGATCACTGGCCTCAAGATCTGGAATGGCAGCACCGGGATCAGCTTTGCACGCCCTGATATGACGCTGGACAAAACCCTTATTCGGAACCTTCTGCGCGTTGGCGGGTTGGCTGCGATCAATCCTTTTCTCACCATCACCACAGCCGTTCTTCTAACCGCGCTCATCAGCCGCTTTGGTAATGCCGCCATTGCCGGGTTTGGGATTGGGGCTCGGCTTGAATTTATCATGATCCCTGTGGTCTTTGGAATTGGCGCTGCCCTCATCTCCATGATCGGCAGTAATATCGGCGCGGGTCAGATCCACCGGGCAGAGCGGGTTGGCTGGACCGGCGCCATTCTCGCCGCCGTCTCCTGCTCTGTGATCGGTGTTTTTGTCTATCTGTTCCCGGGTTTCTGGACTGCGCTTTATTCAGATAGCGCCACCGTGCTGGAGGCTGCGAACCTTTACCTCACAACAGTTGGCCCCGCCTATTTCTTCTTTGGTCTTGGCCTGTCTCTTTATTTCGCATCGCAAGGAGCGCATGCGGTCATCTGGCCCGTCCTTGCCGGTGTTGGCCGGCTTGTCATCGCGGTTGGGATTGGCGGTTATTTCGTCCGCGATCACGGCATCGATTTCAGCCAGCTCCTTTATTTTGTCTCAGGCTCGCTCTGTTTCTTTGGTGTTGTACCGGCCCTCGCCCTCGCCCTTGGCGCCTGGCGTCACGCCAACCGACACATCTAA
- a CDS encoding M24 family metallopeptidase — MSKLDWHADRGTHPDLALLDLAPESVDIDLAAVRLYRLGRVRAEMNKRDIGAVILSDPINIRYATGTRNMQVFSMRNAPARYLLLTADKSILFEFTGCLHLAEGYETVDEVRPSSTASFVAAGADIEAREKAWAADIGNLIAALVGKGARVGLERLNAGSAIALKAEGFEIVDAQEPVEMARSIKSDEEIKCVIASLRATEAAVADMRAAIRPGITENELWSVLHQSVIARNGDYCETRLLNSGPRSNPWFQESSSHVIGENCLILLDTDVVGCHGYYSDFSRTFHSGPDKPTDDQRTLYKTALEQLHHNMDILKPGLTFREYSDKAWNIPEIYEPNRYYLSAHGCGMTGEYPYLYHHRDFADAGYDGVVEPGMTLCVESYIGATGGREGVKLEQQLLITETGTELLSLFPFEEDLM; from the coding sequence ATGAGCAAACTGGACTGGCATGCGGATCGGGGCACACACCCGGATCTGGCGCTCCTGGATCTAGCCCCGGAAAGTGTCGACATCGACCTTGCCGCTGTTCGCCTGTATCGCCTTGGGCGGGTCCGCGCGGAAATGAACAAACGCGATATCGGGGCCGTCATTCTCTCCGACCCCATTAACATTCGCTACGCCACCGGGACCCGCAATATGCAGGTCTTTTCCATGCGCAACGCCCCGGCCCGGTATCTCCTTCTCACGGCGGATAAATCCATCCTGTTTGAATTTACCGGCTGCCTGCATCTGGCTGAAGGGTACGAGACGGTGGATGAAGTTCGCCCCTCCAGCACCGCAAGCTTTGTTGCTGCCGGTGCGGATATCGAAGCGCGGGAAAAAGCCTGGGCGGCAGACATTGGCAACCTGATCGCCGCCCTCGTTGGAAAAGGTGCCCGTGTCGGGCTTGAGCGGCTCAACGCAGGCAGCGCCATCGCCCTTAAAGCCGAAGGGTTCGAGATTGTCGATGCGCAAGAGCCAGTTGAGATGGCCCGCTCCATCAAGTCTGATGAGGAGATAAAATGCGTCATCGCATCTTTACGCGCAACCGAGGCTGCGGTTGCAGATATGCGCGCCGCCATTCGCCCTGGCATCACGGAAAATGAGCTTTGGTCCGTCCTGCATCAATCGGTCATTGCCCGAAACGGCGATTATTGTGAAACCCGGCTCCTCAATTCAGGCCCACGCAGTAATCCGTGGTTTCAGGAAAGCTCGTCCCATGTGATCGGGGAAAATTGCCTGATCCTGCTCGATACCGATGTTGTTGGCTGTCACGGGTATTACTCTGACTTTTCCCGCACCTTCCATTCCGGCCCGGACAAACCAACCGATGACCAACGCACCCTCTACAAAACTGCGCTTGAACAGCTCCATCATAATATGGATATTCTGAAGCCCGGCCTCACCTTTCGGGAATATTCCGACAAAGCTTGGAACATCCCGGAGATATATGAGCCCAACCGCTATTATCTCTCCGCCCATGGCTGCGGCATGACTGGTGAATACCCCTATCTCTATCACCACAGGGATTTTGCCGATGCAGGCTATGACGGGGTGGTTGAGCCGGGCATGACCCTCTGCGTTGAAAGCTATATCGGCGCTACCGGCGGCAGAGAGGGGGTTAAGCTGGAACAGCAACTGCTCATCACCGAAACCGGCACCGAACTCCTCAGCCTCTTCCCGTTTGAGGAAGACTTGATGTAG
- a CDS encoding carboxymuconolactone decarboxylase family protein: MSNPLTPLTAPFSAEIEDMLAPYPRVEGYLLSLFRTFANSKRFLKNGVPNLLDKESPLPLRIREIAIHRITARYRCEYEWGIHAAVFQQAAGFSDTQLRDLCRDKIDPAHWTPEEYRLIRCLDTLIDRADLSKAEWLEFTSDWSREQQLELINLVGAYHTVSMVANVAKLPNETFAKPFPDRLSATNK, translated from the coding sequence ATGAGCAATCCACTTACCCCCCTGACCGCCCCCTTCTCTGCAGAGATTGAAGACATGCTGGCGCCCTACCCGCGGGTTGAGGGATATCTGCTCAGCCTGTTTCGCACTTTTGCCAACAGTAAGCGCTTTTTGAAAAACGGGGTCCCCAACCTGCTCGACAAGGAAAGTCCCCTGCCCCTGCGGATCCGGGAAATCGCTATTCACCGCATTACAGCAAGATACCGCTGCGAATATGAATGGGGCATACACGCCGCTGTCTTTCAACAAGCGGCCGGGTTTTCGGACACTCAGTTGAGGGACCTTTGCCGGGATAAAATCGACCCAGCCCATTGGACCCCAGAAGAATACCGCCTGATCCGGTGCCTGGATACCCTGATTGACCGGGCGGATTTGAGCAAAGCCGAATGGCTCGAATTTACCAGTGACTGGAGCCGGGAGCAGCAACTTGAACTTATCAATCTGGTTGGCGCCTATCACACGGTGAGCATGGTCGCGAATGTGGCCAAACTTCCCAATGAAACCTTCGCCAAACCCTTTCCAGACAGGTTGTCAGCGACTAATAAATAA